One segment of Rosa chinensis cultivar Old Blush chromosome 6, RchiOBHm-V2, whole genome shotgun sequence DNA contains the following:
- the LOC112171683 gene encoding RNA-dependent RNA polymerase 6, which translates to MEDSYSLGRCETETLFRLYDVRVEIGTLVRQDQDEFLVAWEGPPKGVAFTVDPSTRTCRFCLTQNTAFSYGGRRNKRVRTYCDYKVEFLVRDISEFKHYETLEMDFVILLRLAWSPCVSCRSPHDESWIRTTDFTANGAIGRSNFYKFSVPRYYGAEWNKAVDYLRQLRVLELDIKWPLGIQKEPFFEMPSSDPFYSIGHKHAICFEIIFLVNAVMHKGILNQHQLSDSFFDLLRSQSKDVNVAALNYLYSCSRRPVLDACQRLRAVQDWFVANPELFESPKRLDDIAHVRRLVITPTKAYCIPPEAQLSNRVLRKYKQIGDRFLRVTFMDEGMQTIYSNAMNSYGEKSCPQRTKVFGRVEAILKNGFDLCGRKYSFLAFSSNQLRERSAWFFAECKSITIQDIQTWMGKFTNRNVAKYSARMGQCFSSTYATVEVPSSKVNPKLRDIERNGYNFSDGIGKISPALVMEVAKKLKLDCSDPPCAYQIRYAGFKGVIACWPSEGDRFQLSLRPSMNKFESHHTTLEICSWTRLQPGFLNRQIITLLSTLHVPDMVFWRMQQQMVSNLKLMLTDMDAAFDVVTASCGEQGNAAAIMLSAGFNPQTEPHLRGMLTCIQAAQLWGLREKSRIFVPSGRWLMGCLDELGVLEQGQCFIQVSNPSLENCFAKHGSRFCPIEKNLQVIKGLVVVAKNPCLHPGDIRILEAVDAPGLHHLHDCLVFPQKGYRPHSNEASGSDLDGDLYFVTWDENLIPRSKKSEKPMEYDAAEAKTLDRPVTNQDIIEFFVRNMANENLGAICNAHVVHADISEHGASDDNCIKLAKLAAIAVDLPKTGKIVPMPSYLKPELYPDFMGKEGFKSYMSTKILGLLYRQITDAYDEDLATSFNLGYGPTDIPYDIDLEVPGAHNIVVEALERKRSYDFQLKGLMGQYNVVREEEIVTGYVWSMPKSRKRGELQEQLKQSYSALKKEFRQCFERIDGDFKSLSNEQKNFLYEQKASAWYMVTYHPKLVKESLYLQGPDGPGDVPMLSFAWIATDYLARIKIKRCGVGMIDSRKPINSLRRYLADRIRTAI; encoded by the coding sequence ATGGAGGATTCTTATTCTCTAGGGCGTTGTGAAACTGAAACCCTATTCAGGCTTTACGATGTGCGTGTCGAGATCGGAACCCTAGTTCGCCAAGACCAAGATGAGTTCTTGGTTGCTTGGGAAGGACCCCCTAAAGGAGTTGCCTTTACTGTGGACCCTTCTACTAGGACTTGCAGGTTTTGCTTGACACAAAACACTGCCTTTTCGTATGGTGGTAGGAGAAACAAGCGTGTGAGGACGTACTGTGATTATAAAGTGGAGTTTTTGGTTAGGGACATCAGTGAGTTCAAGCATTACGAAACCTTGGAGATGGATTTTGTGATTCTGTTGAGGCTGGCTTGGTCGCCATGTGTTTCGTGTAGGTCTCCTCATGATGAGAGTTGGATCAGGACTACTGATTTCACTGCAAATGGCGCCATTGGAAGGAGTAATTTCTACAAGTTTTCGGTCCCTCGGTACTATGGGGCCGAGTGGAACAAGGCCGTTGATTATCTTAGACAGCTGAGGGTGCTGGAGTTGGATATAAAATGGCCACTTGGGATTCAGAAGGAGCCCTTTTTCGAGATGCCTAGTTCCGATCCTTTCTACTCTATTGGTCACAAACATGCAATTTGCTTCGAGATTATCTTCTTGGTTAATGCGGTAATGCACAAGGGAATTCTCAATCAGCATCAGTTGTCAGACAGCTTCTTCGATTTACTGAGAAGCCAATCAAAGGATGTCAATGTGGCTGCATTGAACTACTTATATTCGTGCAGCCGGCGCCCGGTGTTAGATGCCTGTCAGAGGCTGAGAGCTGTGCAAGACTGGTTTGTGGCAAATCCCGAGCTTTTCGAGAGTCCTAAAAGGTTGGATGATATTGCTCATGTCAGGAGGTTGGTCATTACCCCAACTAAAGCCTATTGTATTCCACCAGAGGCTCAACTGTCAAATAGGGTTCTTAGAAAATACAAACAAATAGGTGATCGGTTTCTAAGGGTTACTTTTATGGATGAAGGAATGCAGACTATTTATTCCAATGCTATGAATTCTTATGGGGAAAAATCCTGCCCTCAGAGAACAAAAGTATTTGGAAGGGTTGAGGCCattctgaaaaatggatttgACTTATGCGGCCGAAAGTACTCTTTCTTGGCCTTCTCATCCAATCAATTGAGGGAGCGCTCGGCCTGGTTTTTTGCTGAATGCAAGAGCATTACGATCCAGGATATCCAAACTTGGATGGGGAAGTTCACCAACAGAAATGTTGCAAAATATTCTGCTAGAATGGGTCAATGCTTTTCGTCTACATATGCAACGGTAGAAGTTCCATCAAGCAAGGTTAATCCTAAGCTTCGCGATATTGAGAGGAATGGATACAATTTTTCAGATGGGATTGGTAAGATTTCCCCTGCTCTTGTGATGGAAGTTgcaaagaaactgaaattggaCTGCAGTGATCCTCCTTGTGCATACCAAATTAGATATGCTGGCTTTAAAGGGGTTATTGCTTGTTGGCCAAGCGAAGGGGATAGATTCCAGCTCTCTTTAAGGCCTAGCATGAACAAGTTTGAGTCGCACCATACTACATTGGAAATTTGTTCTTGGACTAGGCTGCAGCCGGGGTTTTTAAACAGGCAGATTATAACATTGCTTTCAACACTGCATGTTCCAGATATGGTATTCTGGAGAATGCAGCAGCAAATGGTTTCCAACTTAAAACTGATGCTCACAGACATGGATGCCGCATTTGATGTTGTCACTGCCTCATGCGGTGAACAAGGAAATGCGGCAGCTATAATGCTGAGTGCAGGTTTTAATCCGCAGACTGAACCTCATTTGCGCGGCATGTTAACATGTATACAAGCCGCGCAGCTTTGGGGCCTCCGAGAAAAGTCTAGGATTTTTGTTCCCTCGGGGAGATGGCTTATGGGATGTCTAGATGAGCTAGGGGTACTTGAGCAAGGTCAGTGCTTTATCCAAGTGTCTAACCCATCACTTGAAAACTGTTTTGCAAAGCATGGCTCTAGGTTTTGTCCGATAGAGAAAAACCTACAAGTAATAAAAGGATTAGTTGTGGTAGCAAAGAATCCATGTCTTCATCCAGGTGATATAAGGATTCTTGAAGCAGTTGATGCCCCAGGTTTACACCACTTAcatgattgccttgttttcccTCAGAAGGGTTATAGGCCACACTCGAACGAAGCTTCTGGAAGTGACCTGGATGGGGACCTGTACTTTGTCACATGGGATGAAAATCTTATTCCCCGTAGTAAGAAGAGCGAGAAACCTATGGAGTATGATGCTGCAGAAGCCAAAACTTTGGACCGTCCTGTCACTAACCAGGATATTATAGAGTTTTTTGTGAGAAACATGGCGAATGAGAACCTGGGGGCGATATGCAATGCACATGTTGTTCATGCTGACATCAGTGAACATGGGGCTTCGGATGACAACTGCATCAAACTAGCGAAGCTAGCAGCAATAGCAGTTGATCTACCAAAAACTGGGAAGATTGTTCCAATGCCATCGTACCTAAAACCAGAGTTGTACCCAGATTTCATGGGGAAAGAGGGCTTCAAGTCTTACATGTCAACTAAAATCTTGGGGCTACTCTATCGCCAGATCACAGACGCCTATGATGAAGATCTGGCAACCTCTTTTAACCTAGGTTATGGTCCAACTGACATCCCATATGATATTGATTTGGAGGTTCCAGGAGCGCACAATATCGTAGTAGAAGCATTGGAGAGAAAGCGCTCTTATGATTTTCAGCTGAAGGGTCTAATGGGACAATATAATGTTGTGAGGGAAGAAGAGATTGTCACTGGGTATGTTTGGTCAATGCCGAAGAGCAGGAAGCGAGGGGAGCTCCAGGAGCAGCTGAAACAGTCTTACAGTGCTCTGAAGAAAGAGTTCAGGCAATGTTTTGAGAGAATTGATGGAGATTTCAAGTCGCTGAGTAATGAGCAGAAGAATTTTTTGTATGAGCAGAAGGCATCAGCTTGGTACATGGTAACTTATCATCCTAAGTTGGTGAAAGAATCACTCTATTTGCAAGGGCCAGATGGTCCTGGAGATGTGCCGATGTTGAGCTTTGCCTGGATTGCAACTGACTACCTTGCTCGGATCAAGATCAAGCGTTGTGGAGTGGGAATGATCGACTCTAGAAAGCCAATCAACTCTTTGAGAAGGTACCTTGCGGATAGGATACGGACAGCCATTTGA